A single region of the Polymorphum gilvum SL003B-26A1 genome encodes:
- a CDS encoding arsenate reductase (azurin) large subunit, with the protein MAYKRQIDRLPIPPKDATVHNVTCHYCIVGCGYKAYTWPRNKQGTPKENAFGIDLSEQQPADGTWIAPSMYNVVRQNGKDVHLVVVPDHDCVVNSGLGSIRGARMAENRPSYVTGTQQQRLGDPMVWRNGVWQPTSWDDALDLVARVTARVVTQGSEDDLVVSMFDHGGSAGGYENTWATGKLYFESMKIKNCRIHNRPAYNSEVHSSRDMGVDELNYAYKDYEVTDTIFVVGANPLETQTNLFLNHMVPGMRNGAKFIMVDPRRTVTINAAEQVAGKDNVLHLAINEGTDMVVLNAILTQIVDNGWIDREYVANNTFQNGEAQPLDDGHPAGLGSLDYAMESCRTTLAQAAEICGVAEADIAKAAEWIAKPKEDGTRRKCVSAYEKGIIWGNDNYRTIGAMVNISLATGNIGREGGGCCRLGGHQEGYYRPSDAHVGRPAQYIDQMLIRGGGKVHHVWACDHHKTTLNASEFKRVHKRRADMVKDAMDAAAGGSREQLVDAIVGAVNAGGLFVVDVDIIHSQIGQNAHVILPACEANEMNLTSMNGERRLRLSERYMDPYGNSKPDCLIAAGIAQKMERVLREMGRDAYADQFKGYDWETEEDAFMDGYHKGNPDVTYERLRAMGNNGVQEPVVGFSGGKLIGVERLYTDGQFTRHGREDKKALFCAAGWRGWQAPGKAREKANHRFWINNVRANIFWQNQFLDQENDFVQDRFPYPFIEMNADDMAELGIGAGDLVEIANENGATQGMAYPTDTAKRGHVAMVFGSPAGSQGNVVNPGVNELVLPDYKHTWGNIRKIANATPRVKSVTFKSKEYKPA; encoded by the coding sequence ATGGCTTACAAGCGACAAATCGACCGGCTTCCGATCCCGCCGAAGGACGCCACGGTCCACAACGTGACCTGTCACTACTGCATCGTCGGCTGCGGCTACAAGGCCTACACCTGGCCGCGCAACAAGCAGGGCACGCCCAAGGAAAACGCATTTGGCATCGACCTTTCCGAACAGCAGCCGGCGGACGGCACCTGGATCGCGCCGTCGATGTACAACGTCGTGCGCCAGAACGGCAAGGACGTCCATCTCGTGGTCGTTCCCGACCATGACTGCGTCGTCAACTCCGGCCTCGGCTCGATCCGGGGTGCCCGCATGGCGGAAAACCGGCCGTCCTACGTGACCGGCACGCAGCAGCAGCGTCTCGGCGACCCGATGGTCTGGCGCAACGGCGTCTGGCAGCCGACGAGTTGGGACGACGCGCTCGACCTCGTCGCCCGCGTCACGGCACGCGTGGTCACGCAGGGCTCGGAGGACGATCTCGTCGTTTCCATGTTCGACCACGGCGGATCGGCCGGCGGCTACGAGAACACCTGGGCGACCGGCAAGCTCTACTTCGAGAGCATGAAGATCAAGAACTGCCGCATTCACAACCGTCCAGCCTACAATTCCGAGGTGCACTCCTCGCGCGACATGGGCGTGGACGAACTCAACTATGCCTACAAGGATTACGAAGTCACCGACACGATCTTCGTCGTCGGCGCCAACCCGCTCGAGACCCAGACGAACCTGTTCCTGAACCACATGGTTCCGGGCATGCGCAACGGCGCGAAATTCATCATGGTCGACCCGCGCCGCACGGTGACGATCAACGCGGCCGAACAGGTTGCCGGCAAGGACAATGTCCTGCATCTGGCGATCAACGAGGGCACCGACATGGTGGTCCTCAACGCCATCCTGACGCAGATCGTCGACAACGGCTGGATCGACAGGGAATACGTCGCCAACAACACCTTTCAGAACGGCGAGGCCCAGCCGCTGGACGACGGTCATCCGGCCGGCCTCGGCAGCCTCGACTACGCGATGGAGAGCTGCCGGACGACGCTTGCCCAGGCGGCGGAGATCTGCGGCGTCGCGGAGGCCGACATCGCCAAGGCGGCCGAGTGGATCGCCAAGCCGAAGGAAGACGGCACCCGCCGCAAATGCGTCAGCGCTTATGAAAAGGGCATCATCTGGGGCAACGACAACTACCGTACCATCGGCGCCATGGTGAACATTTCGCTCGCCACCGGCAACATCGGGCGCGAGGGCGGCGGCTGTTGCCGGCTCGGCGGCCACCAGGAAGGCTATTACCGCCCCTCCGACGCGCATGTCGGCCGGCCGGCGCAATACATCGACCAGATGCTGATCCGAGGCGGCGGCAAGGTGCACCACGTGTGGGCCTGCGACCATCACAAGACGACGCTGAACGCGTCCGAGTTCAAGCGCGTTCACAAGCGCCGCGCGGACATGGTCAAGGACGCGATGGACGCGGCGGCCGGCGGCAGCCGGGAGCAACTGGTCGACGCCATCGTCGGCGCCGTCAATGCCGGCGGCCTGTTCGTGGTCGACGTGGACATCATCCACAGCCAGATCGGCCAGAACGCGCACGTCATCCTGCCGGCCTGCGAAGCCAACGAGATGAACCTCACCTCGATGAACGGGGAACGGCGCCTGCGGCTGTCCGAGCGCTACATGGACCCTTACGGCAATTCGAAGCCGGACTGCCTGATCGCGGCCGGCATCGCCCAGAAGATGGAGCGCGTGCTGAGGGAGATGGGCAGGGACGCCTATGCCGACCAGTTCAAGGGCTACGACTGGGAAACCGAGGAAGACGCCTTCATGGACGGCTACCACAAAGGCAATCCCGACGTCACTTATGAGCGCCTGCGCGCCATGGGCAACAACGGTGTCCAGGAACCGGTCGTCGGCTTCTCAGGCGGCAAGCTGATCGGCGTGGAACGCCTGTACACGGACGGCCAGTTCACCCGTCACGGCCGCGAGGACAAGAAGGCGCTGTTCTGCGCCGCCGGATGGCGGGGCTGGCAGGCTCCGGGCAAGGCCCGCGAGAAGGCCAACCACCGATTCTGGATCAACAACGTTCGTGCCAACATCTTCTGGCAGAACCAGTTCCTCGACCAGGAGAACGATTTCGTTCAGGATCGCTTCCCCTATCCGTTCATCGAGATGAATGCCGACGACATGGCGGAACTCGGCATCGGCGCCGGCGACCTCGTCGAGATCGCCAACGAGAACGGCGCCACCCAGGGCATGGCCTATCCGACCGACACGGCCAAACGCGGCCATGTCGCCATGGTGTTCGGCTCGCCGGCCGGCAGCCAGGGCAACGTGGTCAATCCAGGGGTGAACGAACTGGTGCTGCCCGACTACAAGCATACCTGGGGCAACATCCGCAAGATCGCCAACGCGACGCCGCGGGTGAAGTCGGTGACCTTCAAGTCGAAAGAGTACAAACCGGCCTGA
- a CDS encoding arsenate reductase (azurin) small subunit, giving the protein MSRCSRMVDLGRRRFLRGGAVAAAGAASAAVMSPRSADAAAGSALLEYPENRLGNVADLTVNEPLDIAYPDADSPGVLLKLGQPVEGGVGPDGDIVAYSVLCPHKGWLMAYNAADRTLNCPGHFSRFDCEAGGQQIWGHATQNLPQFTLRVDDKGDIYADGASDLIFGRPSNVL; this is encoded by the coding sequence ATGTCACGTTGTTCGAGGATGGTCGATCTCGGCCGCCGCCGGTTCCTGCGGGGCGGCGCCGTTGCCGCCGCCGGCGCGGCCTCCGCCGCAGTCATGTCGCCACGCTCTGCAGACGCCGCTGCGGGGAGCGCCCTGCTCGAGTATCCGGAGAACCGGCTCGGCAACGTCGCCGATCTCACGGTCAACGAACCGCTCGACATCGCGTATCCGGATGCCGACAGCCCGGGCGTGCTGCTCAAGCTCGGCCAGCCGGTCGAGGGCGGCGTCGGTCCCGATGGCGACATCGTCGCCTATTCCGTGCTCTGCCCGCACAAGGGCTGGCTGATGGCCTACAACGCCGCCGACAGGACGCTCAACTGCCCCGGGCACTTCTCGCGGTTCGACTGCGAGGCCGGCGGCCAGCAGATCTGGGGCCACGCCACGCAGAACCTGCCGCAGTTCACGCTGCGGGTCGACGACAAGGGCGACATCTATGCGGACGGCGCGAGCGACCTGATCTTCGGTCGGCCGTCCAACGTGCTGTAA
- a CDS encoding sigma-54-dependent transcriptional regulator has product MQPEPLRVGLIEDDTIMGEAIVQRLALEGCSVDWWTSGREALGSAALDTADIVVCDIRLPDMTGEDIYREKLDAGHAPPFLFVTGFGEIDQAVRLMRLGASDYLLKPFVFDEFLLRVRDNARKSRDGEPSGLLRLGVSAQMRAAERLLDRYAPNDLPVLITGETGVGKEVTARLLHKRSPFAQGPFVAVNCAAIPADLLESEIFGHERGAFTGAERQHLGYAERTQGGTLFLDEIGDMPLALQAKILRLVEDRSFYRIGGERPIPFRGRIVAATHRDLIEASRARDFREDLYYRLAVLTLELPPLRKRPEDIVRFMGLFLEEACRSQNRTFKGFSSMAEELALGHPWRGNLRELRNRVERAVAVGNQERILPQDMFPDRAEPSPVAEGFVPLSGVRDEAERRHIERALDASGGQVTEAARLLGISRTTLWEKMTRLGIPSPRSES; this is encoded by the coding sequence ATGCAGCCTGAACCGCTCAGGGTCGGACTGATCGAGGACGACACGATCATGGGAGAGGCAATCGTCCAGCGCCTCGCCCTGGAGGGTTGTTCGGTCGACTGGTGGACGAGCGGACGGGAGGCACTCGGGTCCGCCGCGCTGGACACCGCCGACATCGTGGTCTGCGACATCCGCCTGCCCGACATGACCGGCGAGGACATCTACCGCGAAAAGCTCGATGCCGGGCATGCGCCGCCGTTCCTCTTCGTCACGGGCTTCGGCGAGATCGACCAGGCCGTGCGCCTGATGCGCCTCGGCGCGTCCGACTACCTGCTCAAACCCTTCGTCTTCGACGAATTCCTGCTGCGAGTGCGCGACAACGCCAGGAAGAGCCGGGACGGCGAGCCGTCGGGATTGCTCCGCCTCGGCGTGTCGGCGCAGATGAGGGCCGCAGAACGACTTCTCGACCGGTATGCGCCGAACGATCTGCCGGTCCTGATCACCGGGGAAACCGGTGTTGGCAAGGAGGTGACCGCAAGGCTCCTGCACAAGCGGTCGCCTTTCGCGCAAGGGCCGTTCGTGGCCGTTAACTGCGCGGCGATCCCGGCGGATCTGCTCGAAAGCGAGATCTTCGGCCACGAACGCGGCGCATTCACCGGCGCCGAGCGTCAGCATCTCGGCTATGCGGAACGCACACAAGGAGGAACGCTGTTTCTCGACGAGATCGGCGACATGCCCCTTGCTCTCCAGGCCAAGATCCTGCGCCTGGTCGAAGACCGCAGCTTCTATCGGATCGGCGGCGAACGACCGATTCCCTTCCGGGGACGGATCGTGGCCGCAACGCATCGCGACCTGATCGAGGCGAGCCGGGCAAGGGACTTCCGCGAGGATCTGTACTATCGCCTTGCGGTGCTGACGCTCGAGCTTCCCCCGCTGAGGAAGCGTCCCGAAGACATCGTCCGGTTCATGGGACTGTTTCTCGAGGAAGCCTGCAGGAGCCAGAACCGCACGTTCAAGGGCTTTTCCAGCATGGCGGAGGAATTGGCCCTGGGTCATCCGTGGCGGGGCAACCTCAGGGAATTGCGCAATCGCGTCGAGCGTGCGGTGGCCGTCGGCAATCAGGAGCGGATCCTGCCGCAGGACATGTTTCCCGACCGCGCCGAACCATCGCCGGTCGCGGAGGGGTTCGTCCCCCTGTCGGGGGTGCGCGACGAGGCGGAACGCCGGCATATCGAACGCGCCCTGGATGCCAGCGGCGGGCAGGTCACGGAAGCCGCGCGGCTTCTCGGCATTTCCAGAACGACGTTGTGGGAGAAGATGACCAGACTCGGCATTCCGTCGCCGCGTTCGGAATCCTGA
- a CDS encoding PhnD/SsuA/transferrin family substrate-binding protein — MAATVSHNPKSILAAERQTLRFGLTPVFLSNDLQILAALRSYLAASTGHEVELVTRRTYQEVTSLLISGQLDAAWICGYPFIQYRSDLDLVAIPEWNGRPLYQSYLIVTRERQGETIRDLRGDVHAFSDPDSNSGYLVTRTLMHEEGLDPETFFRKTLFTYGHRNVIRAVAANLAQSGSVDGYVWEVMRDLEPELVGRTRILRKSEWLGFPPIATSARRAGTPVIRALAKALLDMTRSDQGRKVLDMLRLSGFGAPQDHLFDGIAAKVALLRGGLVSIGARLNRLPLTWRVPLAVTLLMIAVSVIITERVLDRLGSMQEAYLQRAATSYLDGVTASISPSVLREDAWEIFDALERLHPVNTDILPAETIVTTPVDVVLAATNPASHPSLEPIFGGLRDRFSGTTIRVDPMRGLAYLKRDIVYQDQAIGRIYTVFDAAPLLRERREVLVTLVLTNTVLTGLLSLTGFLTVRRMIRPMQVLESHMIEAADGHPRRIDAADTFGTSAETRRLYAAFNSLLQSDDERRALSRKLAEEEKLASLGRLSSVMAHEINNPLGGLLTAVDTLRAHGEKPDVRNASLDLLQRGLEGIAGVVHAALATYRPERHSRPIARSDFEDAKVLLMPELRRRGQHLDCQIALPDGMSCACPSGPIRQATINLLLNASAATPDGGVVGMTVALERGRLVVEVRDQGGGLPRHARRILVGEPDGSLPTGSGLGLWIVRQIADEIGAAIEIADREPVGSAVRISLLANADKGIDHAA, encoded by the coding sequence TTGGCTGCAACTGTCTCGCACAATCCGAAATCGATTCTGGCTGCCGAGCGCCAGACGCTCCGTTTCGGCCTGACGCCTGTCTTCCTGAGCAACGATCTTCAGATCCTGGCTGCGCTGCGATCCTATCTTGCGGCCTCGACCGGTCATGAGGTCGAACTGGTCACCCGCCGGACCTACCAGGAAGTCACGTCGCTGCTGATTTCCGGACAGCTCGACGCGGCGTGGATTTGCGGCTACCCCTTCATCCAGTACCGCAGCGACCTCGATCTGGTCGCCATCCCGGAATGGAATGGCAGGCCGCTCTATCAATCCTATCTGATCGTAACCAGGGAGCGTCAGGGCGAAACCATTCGTGACCTGCGCGGCGACGTCCACGCCTTTTCCGATCCGGATTCGAACTCCGGCTATCTGGTCACGCGCACCCTCATGCACGAAGAGGGCCTCGACCCGGAAACCTTCTTCCGCAAGACCCTGTTCACCTACGGGCACCGAAACGTCATCCGGGCCGTCGCCGCGAACCTGGCGCAGTCCGGAAGCGTCGACGGCTATGTCTGGGAAGTGATGCGGGACCTGGAGCCGGAGCTTGTCGGCAGGACAAGGATCCTGAGAAAATCAGAGTGGCTCGGCTTTCCGCCGATCGCGACAAGCGCTAGACGCGCGGGCACGCCGGTGATCAGGGCCCTGGCGAAGGCGTTGCTGGACATGACCCGCTCGGACCAGGGGCGCAAGGTGCTCGACATGCTCAGGCTCAGCGGCTTCGGCGCACCGCAGGATCATCTCTTCGATGGAATCGCCGCAAAGGTGGCCTTGCTGAGGGGGGGGCTTGTGAGCATCGGTGCCCGACTGAACCGGCTGCCCCTGACCTGGCGCGTGCCGCTCGCGGTCACGCTCCTGATGATCGCGGTGTCCGTGATCATCACCGAGCGCGTTCTCGATCGCCTCGGGTCGATGCAGGAGGCCTATCTTCAGCGTGCAGCGACCTCCTATCTGGACGGCGTGACCGCCTCGATCTCTCCCTCCGTCCTGCGGGAGGATGCCTGGGAGATCTTCGACGCCCTCGAGCGCCTGCATCCGGTGAACACCGACATCCTGCCGGCGGAGACGATCGTCACGACCCCTGTCGACGTTGTGCTGGCGGCGACGAATCCCGCCAGCCACCCGAGCCTGGAACCGATCTTCGGGGGGCTCCGAGACCGCTTTTCCGGGACGACGATCCGCGTGGATCCGATGCGCGGGCTGGCCTATCTCAAGCGCGACATCGTCTATCAGGACCAGGCGATCGGACGAATTTACACCGTTTTCGACGCGGCGCCGCTGTTGCGCGAACGGCGGGAGGTTCTGGTCACGCTGGTCCTGACAAATACGGTACTGACCGGCCTGCTGTCCCTGACCGGCTTCCTGACCGTGCGACGGATGATCCGGCCGATGCAGGTGCTCGAGAGCCACATGATCGAGGCGGCAGACGGCCATCCCAGACGAATCGACGCGGCGGACACGTTCGGCACCAGCGCCGAAACGCGACGGCTCTACGCGGCGTTCAACTCGCTTCTGCAGTCCGACGACGAACGGCGGGCCTTGTCGCGAAAACTCGCGGAAGAGGAGAAGCTCGCAAGCCTCGGACGCCTGTCGTCCGTCATGGCCCATGAGATCAACAACCCCCTCGGGGGACTGCTGACCGCAGTCGACACGCTTCGCGCTCACGGGGAGAAGCCCGACGTTCGCAACGCCTCGCTCGACCTTCTGCAACGAGGCCTCGAAGGCATTGCCGGCGTCGTGCACGCAGCCCTTGCCACTTACCGTCCAGAGCGGCATTCCAGACCGATCGCCCGCAGCGACTTCGAGGATGCGAAGGTGCTGCTCATGCCCGAGCTTCGGCGGCGGGGCCAGCATCTGGATTGCCAGATCGCTCTGCCGGACGGCATGTCCTGCGCTTGTCCGTCGGGGCCGATCCGGCAAGCGACCATCAACCTGCTGCTCAACGCCAGCGCCGCGACGCCGGACGGCGGCGTCGTCGGCATGACGGTCGCGCTCGAACGGGGGCGACTCGTCGTGGAAGTGCGCGATCAGGGCGGCGGGCTGCCGCGACACGCCCGTAGGATCCTGGTCGGAGAACCCGACGGTTCCCTGCCCACCGGATCCGGGCTGGGTCTCTGGATCGTACGCCAGATCGCCGACGAGATCGGCGCAGCGATCGAGATCGCGGATCGCGAACCGGTCGGGAGCGCCGTTCGCATCTCGCTGCTGGCCAATGCAGACAAGGGGATTGATCATGCAGCCTGA
- a CDS encoding ArsR/SmtB family transcription factor, with protein MDIVAVLAALAEPTRLAAIGLLSDGSEHCVCELMKRLDATQSRMSRHMQVLKQAGLVVDRRDAQWVRYRLNLDATPEILRIVEAVQAAVRAANEERRAA; from the coding sequence ATGGATATTGTCGCCGTCCTGGCTGCCCTCGCCGAACCCACCCGACTCGCCGCTATCGGCCTCCTGTCGGACGGAAGCGAGCATTGCGTCTGCGAGCTCATGAAGAGGCTCGACGCGACGCAGAGCCGGATGTCGCGGCACATGCAGGTGCTCAAGCAGGCCGGACTCGTGGTCGACCGCCGCGATGCCCAATGGGTGCGCTACCGTCTGAACCTCGATGCCACGCCGGAAATCCTGCGCATCGTGGAGGCGGTTCAAGCCGCCGTCCGCGCCGCCAACGAGGAAAGGAGGGCTGCATGA
- a CDS encoding permease: MTAETDTPAPRALPDWLWYAGVPVAAVVWWLAYDNLIPFSEGVTSLLPVARDSHTGEAIAFFVYDVPKVLLLLTLIVFVTGVLRSWFSPERTRAILAGRRAIWGYPLAALLGVLTPFCSCSSVPLFIGFVSAGIPLGVTFSFLIAGPMVGPVGLGLLYGLVGWQVATIYLVFGFTIATVAGWVLGRFRLERYLQDWVRELNAGAVVDLPDQRLTLVDRLKIGVDQVREIVGKVWIWVVVGISIGALIHGYVPEAMMLAIMGGDAWWSVPAAVVVGVPMYTNAAGVIPIVEALLGKGAALGTVLAFMMSVIALSLPEMIILRQVLTLRLIAIFIAVVGAGILATGFLFNAIL; the protein is encoded by the coding sequence ATGACCGCCGAGACCGACACGCCCGCCCCCCGCGCGCTGCCCGACTGGCTCTGGTATGCGGGCGTTCCCGTCGCAGCTGTCGTCTGGTGGCTTGCCTATGACAACCTGATCCCGTTTTCGGAAGGGGTGACGTCGCTGCTCCCCGTCGCGCGTGACAGCCACACCGGCGAAGCGATCGCCTTTTTCGTTTACGACGTGCCCAAGGTGCTCCTGCTGCTGACGCTGATCGTCTTTGTCACCGGCGTCTTGCGCAGCTGGTTCAGTCCGGAACGGACCCGCGCCATCCTGGCCGGGCGGCGCGCGATCTGGGGCTACCCGCTGGCCGCTTTGCTGGGCGTGCTGACGCCCTTCTGCTCCTGCTCGTCGGTACCGCTGTTCATCGGCTTCGTCTCGGCGGGGATTCCGCTGGGCGTCACCTTCTCCTTCTTGATCGCCGGGCCGATGGTCGGGCCGGTCGGGCTCGGTCTGCTCTATGGCCTCGTCGGCTGGCAGGTCGCCACGATCTACCTCGTCTTCGGCTTCACCATCGCCACGGTGGCGGGCTGGGTGCTGGGGCGGTTCCGGCTGGAGCGGTATCTGCAGGACTGGGTGCGCGAGTTGAACGCCGGTGCCGTCGTCGACCTGCCCGATCAGCGCCTGACCCTTGTCGACCGGCTGAAGATCGGCGTCGATCAGGTGCGCGAGATCGTCGGCAAGGTCTGGATCTGGGTCGTCGTGGGCATTTCCATCGGCGCGCTGATCCACGGCTACGTGCCCGAGGCGATGATGCTGGCGATCATGGGCGGTGACGCCTGGTGGTCCGTGCCGGCCGCCGTCGTCGTGGGCGTGCCGATGTACACCAACGCCGCCGGCGTCATCCCGATCGTCGAGGCTCTGCTCGGCAAGGGCGCCGCCCTGGGCACGGTCCTTGCCTTCATGATGTCGGTCATCGCGCTCAGCCTGCCCGAGATGATCATCCTCAGGCAGGTGCTGACCCTGCGCCTGATCGCCATCTTCATCGCCGTGGTCGGCGCCGGCATCCTCGCCACCGGCTTCCTGTTCAACGCAATCCTGTAA
- a CDS encoding thioredoxin family protein — protein MKSVKVYGPGCKRCETAETMVKAAAERLGIEVEVEKVTDPRSIAMAGVMSTPGISVDGKLVHAGGLPDAARLNEWLSA, from the coding sequence ATGAAATCCGTCAAGGTCTACGGTCCCGGCTGCAAGCGCTGCGAGACCGCCGAAACCATGGTCAAGGCCGCCGCCGAGCGCCTCGGCATCGAGGTCGAAGTCGAGAAGGTGACCGACCCGAGATCCATCGCCATGGCGGGGGTCATGTCGACGCCAGGCATCTCCGTCGATGGCAAGCTGGTGCACGCGGGCGGACTGCCCGACGCGGCCCGACTGAACGAGTGGCTTTCGGCATGA
- a CDS encoding MBL fold metallo-hydrolase: METADGVVLVNPGGSWKGAEAIHEVLKTLTVKPVTHVIDTGGQDHRWLGNGYWKAQGARIVASRPAVDDQKARGSLQMTALRQLIDDRLAGTEPVYADIVFEDRYDLETGGIRLEIFHPGPAHTPGDSFVLLPAKGVVFTGDIVYVERILGVSEQSSIKEWPSTFEAVERTGAGHVVPGHGHATTMARARADTYDYLVNLRDRIAEHIENGGDILGSVEVDQSAFVHLEQFDSLARRNAQTAFQQMEWD; this comes from the coding sequence ATCGAGACTGCCGACGGCGTCGTTCTGGTCAATCCGGGCGGCTCGTGGAAGGGCGCCGAAGCGATCCACGAGGTCCTGAAAACGCTGACCGTCAAGCCGGTGACCCATGTCATCGACACCGGCGGTCAGGATCACCGCTGGCTTGGCAACGGCTATTGGAAGGCGCAAGGGGCGCGGATCGTCGCCTCGCGGCCTGCCGTCGACGACCAGAAGGCGCGCGGCAGCCTGCAGATGACGGCGCTTCGCCAGCTCATCGACGACCGGCTCGCCGGCACCGAGCCGGTGTACGCGGATATCGTCTTCGAGGATCGATACGACCTCGAAACCGGCGGCATCCGGCTCGAGATCTTTCACCCCGGCCCCGCGCATACGCCCGGCGACAGCTTCGTCCTGCTGCCGGCGAAAGGCGTCGTCTTCACCGGCGACATCGTCTACGTGGAACGCATTCTGGGCGTGAGCGAGCAAAGCTCGATCAAGGAGTGGCCTTCGACCTTCGAGGCGGTGGAGCGGACCGGCGCCGGCCATGTCGTGCCCGGTCATGGTCATGCGACCACCATGGCCCGGGCCCGGGCCGACACCTACGACTATCTGGTCAACCTGCGGGACAGGATCGCCGAACACATCGAAAACGGCGGCGACATCCTCGGTTCGGTGGAGGTCGACCAGTCGGCCTTTGTTCATCTCGAACAGTTCGACAGCCTCGCGCGACGCAACGCGCAAACCGCGTTCCAGCAGATGGAATGGGACTAG
- a CDS encoding SDR family oxidoreductase — protein sequence MDLGISGKKALVLGASRGLGASIARGLAAEGVQVLAAARSAVTIAASAGIEPVAVDLAERTSVAALIERLKADGGVDILVNNSGGPKAGPAMGQSRESWLAAFEAMATPIFEITDAALEGMIARRWGRIITVGSSGIEQPIPNLALSNGVRSAIAGWSKTLAAEVAPQGVTVNMVLPGRIDTDRVRELDGLKARQSGTPIETVQDASRRDIPVGRYGRPEEFAAVCVFLASDQASYVTGSSIRVDGGMIRGR from the coding sequence ATGGACCTCGGGATTTCGGGCAAGAAGGCGCTGGTGCTCGGTGCCAGCCGGGGGCTCGGCGCTTCCATTGCCCGCGGCCTGGCCGCGGAAGGCGTGCAGGTGCTGGCGGCGGCCCGCTCGGCCGTCACGATCGCCGCGTCGGCCGGCATCGAGCCGGTCGCCGTGGATCTTGCCGAACGGACGTCGGTCGCCGCGCTGATCGAGCGGCTCAAGGCCGACGGCGGCGTCGACATCCTGGTCAACAACTCCGGCGGCCCCAAGGCCGGTCCGGCCATGGGCCAGTCGCGGGAAAGCTGGCTCGCCGCCTTCGAGGCGATGGCAACCCCGATCTTCGAGATCACCGACGCCGCGTTGGAGGGTATGATCGCGCGCAGGTGGGGGCGGATCATCACGGTCGGCTCGTCGGGCATCGAGCAGCCGATCCCGAACCTGGCGCTGTCGAACGGCGTCCGTTCGGCGATTGCGGGCTGGTCCAAGACGCTGGCCGCCGAGGTCGCGCCCCAGGGCGTCACCGTCAACATGGTGCTGCCCGGCCGCATCGACACCGACCGGGTGCGCGAACTGGACGGCCTGAAGGCCCGCCAGAGCGGCACGCCGATCGAAACGGTCCAGGACGCCTCGCGCCGCGACATCCCGGTCGGGCGCTACGGCCGGCCGGAGGAGTTCGCCGCCGTCTGCGTGTTCCTGGCCAGCGACCAGGCGAGCTACGTCACCGGATCCTCGATCCGCGTCGATGGTGGCATGATCCGCGGCCGCTAG